From a single Pelodiscus sinensis isolate JC-2024 chromosome 4, ASM4963464v1, whole genome shotgun sequence genomic region:
- the RTN4RL2 gene encoding reticulon-4 receptor-like 2 produces the protein MLPRLGRLPHGSVTPLFCLLVLLTALPTGESTCPMLCTCYFPPPTVSCQANNFSSVPRALPPHAQRLFLQNNLIGALRAGTFGPSTVTLWLYSNNISSIQPGTFHHLPALEELDLGDNRHLRSLDPDTFRGLERLQSLHLYRCQLSSLPSTLFRSLFSLQYLYLQENSLLYLQDDLFVDLANLSHLFLHGNKLRALSEHVFRGLWGLDRLLLHANRLHSVHRWAFRDLAKLTILYLFNNSLASLPGETLAELPSLEFLRLNNNPWACDCRARSLWAWFQHARVSSSAVACATPPEHHGRDLRHLSPADFQDCPPANHAPARPAGGPKWGGEAGAGRPRSNGSSNHLYGLGEAGAPPADPSSFYRDLPASDIRSPKYDSPTEVDYWAGYDSEEGRLKESCTGPGCSPLDSGACRPGALPAALTLLLLLGAPRL, from the exons ATGCTGCCCCGGCTGGGACGCCTCCCGCACG GCTCCGTCacccccctcttctgcctcctggTGCTGCTGACGGCCCTGCCCACGGGCGAGTCCACCTGCCCCATGCTCTGCACCTGCTACTTCCCCCCGCCCACCGTCAGCTGCCAGGCCAACAACTTCTCCTCCGTGCCCCGCGCGCTGCCCCCCCACGCCCAGCGCCTCTTCCTGCAGAACAACCTGATCGGGGCGCTGCGGGCGGGCACCTTCGGGCCCAGCACCGTCACCCTCTGGCTCTACTCCAACAACATCTCCTCCATCCAGCCCGGCACCTTCCACCACCTGCCCGCCCTGGAGGAGCTGGACCTGGGTGACAACCGGCACCTGCGCAGCCTGGACCCCGACACCTTCCGGGGGCTGGAGCGCCTGCAGTCCCTGCACCTCTACCGCTGCCAGCTcagcagcctgcccagcaccCTCTTCCGCAGCCTCTTCAGCCTCCAGTACCTGTACCTGCAGGAGAACAGCCTGCTCTACCTCcag GACGACCTGTTTGTGGACCTGGCCAACCTGAGCCACCTCTTCCTGCACGGGAACAAGCTGCGAGCGCTGTCGGAGCACGTGTTCCGGGGGCTGTGGGGGCTGGACCGCCTGTTGCTGCACGCCAACCGCCTGCACTCGGTGCACCGCTGGGCTTTCCGCGACCTGGCCAAGCTCACCATCCTCTACCTGTTCAACAACAGCCTGGCCTCCCTGCCGGGCGAGACGCTGGCCGAGCTGCCCTCGCTGGAGTTCCTGCGCCTCAACAACAACCCCTGGGCCTGCGACTGCCGCGCCCGCTCCCTCTGGGCCTGGTTCCAGCACGCCCGTGTCTCCAGCTCGGCCGTGGCCTGCGCCACCCCGCCCGAGCACCATGGCCGCGACTTGCGCCACCTCAGCCCGGCCGACTTCCAGGACTGCCCCCCGGCCAAccacgccccggcccggcccgcgggGGGCCCCAagtggggcggggaggctggggcaggccggCCCCGCAGCAACGGCTCCTCCAACCACCTGTACGGGCTGGGGGAGGCCGGGGCGCCCCCCGCCGACCCCTCCTCCTTCTACCGGGACCTGCCGGCCAGCGACATCCGCAGCCCCAAGTACGACTCGCCCACCGAGGTGGACTACTGGGCCGGCTATGACAGCGAGGAGGGGCGACTCAAGGAGAGCTGCACCGGGCCCGGCTGCTCCCCGCTGGACTCTGGGGCCTGCCGGCCGGGCGCGCTGCCCGCAGccctgaccctgctgctgctgctgggggccccccgGCTCTGA